The Corynebacterium jeddahense genome has a window encoding:
- a CDS encoding amino acid permease has translation MSTMTAPTRNPSTQPKRNGLTHRHIHFIALGSAIGTGLFYGSAGAIQAAGPSVLLVYLLGGAVVYFMLRALGEMSVRTPMTGSFAVYCRKYLGGLGGYITGWMFAFEMMIVCLADLTAIGLYMKFWFPDTPAWVWIAVTLLIIGAANLATVRWFGELEFAFTIIKVTAVVAMILGGAAILVFNLGSQSDVASVSNLWNDGGFFPNGIEGMIASFILVLFAFGGTEIIGVAGTEAEDPERSIPKAVNTVPARILIFYVLAISIILMLNPWRTITGEESPFVQIFSTLGVNWAAGLLNFVVITAALSAINADLFGTGRVLTGLAKEGLAPRRMAQTYRDVPVMTIATLLGVLVVGVVLNAAFPNVFETIAALATFATVFVWLMILLAQVAMRKQMPIDEQRALTFPVPLWPYGQWFAIAFILCTFGIMAWLPDFRLALGIGVAFLALATAMYFVTGRPQAIEQEEQLA, from the coding sequence ATGTCTACCATGACTGCCCCCACCCGAAACCCGTCCACGCAGCCGAAACGCAACGGCTTGACCCACCGTCACATCCACTTCATCGCGCTCGGCTCCGCCATCGGCACCGGCCTGTTTTACGGCTCGGCAGGAGCGATCCAGGCGGCCGGCCCGTCCGTGCTGCTTGTGTACCTGCTCGGCGGCGCGGTGGTGTACTTCATGCTCCGCGCGCTCGGCGAGATGAGCGTGCGCACTCCGATGACCGGCTCGTTTGCCGTCTACTGCCGGAAGTACCTCGGCGGGCTGGGCGGCTACATCACGGGCTGGATGTTCGCGTTCGAGATGATGATCGTGTGCCTGGCGGACCTCACCGCCATTGGCCTCTACATGAAGTTCTGGTTCCCCGACACGCCGGCGTGGGTGTGGATCGCGGTGACGCTGCTCATCATCGGGGCCGCTAACTTAGCGACGGTCCGATGGTTCGGCGAGCTCGAATTCGCGTTCACCATCATTAAGGTCACCGCGGTGGTGGCCATGATCCTCGGCGGCGCGGCGATCCTCGTGTTCAACCTCGGCTCGCAGTCGGACGTGGCCAGCGTGTCCAACCTGTGGAACGACGGCGGGTTCTTCCCCAACGGCATCGAGGGCATGATCGCGTCCTTTATCCTCGTGCTCTTCGCGTTCGGCGGCACCGAGATCATCGGCGTCGCCGGCACGGAGGCCGAGGACCCGGAGCGCTCCATCCCCAAGGCGGTGAACACCGTCCCGGCGCGCATCCTCATCTTCTACGTGCTGGCCATCTCGATCATCCTCATGCTCAACCCGTGGCGCACGATCACGGGCGAAGAATCCCCCTTCGTCCAGATCTTCAGCACCCTCGGCGTGAACTGGGCGGCGGGCCTGCTCAACTTCGTGGTCATCACCGCCGCGCTCTCCGCTATCAACGCGGACCTCTTCGGCACCGGCCGTGTGCTCACGGGCCTGGCCAAGGAGGGCCTCGCGCCGCGGCGGATGGCGCAGACGTACCGCGACGTGCCGGTGATGACGATCGCCACGCTCCTCGGCGTCCTCGTCGTCGGCGTGGTGCTCAACGCCGCGTTCCCGAACGTCTTTGAGACCATCGCCGCGCTGGCCACCTTCGCCACCGTCTTCGTGTGGCTGATGATCCTGCTCGCACAGGTGGCCATGCGCAAGCAGATGCCTATCGACGAGCAACGCGCCCTCACCTTCCCCGTCCCCCTCTGGCCGTACGGGCAGTGGTTCGCCATTGCGTTCATCCTCTGCACGTTCGGCATCATGGCCTGGCTGCCGGACTTCCGCCTCGCGCTCGGCATCGGCGTGGCGTTCCTGGCGCTGGCCACCGCGATGTACTTCGTCACCGGCCGCCCGCAGGCGATCGAGCAAGAAGAGCAGCTCGCTTAA
- the hisD gene encoding histidinol dehydrogenase, with product MLKVTDLRGKETSISQLRRVLPRAGVDVTSVLPKVSPIVEAVRERGAEAALEHGMLFDGIRPTSIRVPGEVVAAALEALDPQVRDALEQAAARIRTVHAAQKPEERVTQVADGATVTERFIPVRRVGLYVPGGKAVYPSSVLMNVIPAQEAGVESMVVCSPPQAEQGGWPHPTILAACALLGVDEVWAVGGAQAVALMAFGSEGLEPVDMVTGPGNVFVAAAKRLVNGVVGIDAEAGPSEIAIIADDTADPVYLAYDLISQAEHDEQAASVLITDSEELAAAVDREIEARYRVTLNSERVAVALTGPQSGIVLVDDLRSATRISNAYAPEHLEIHTRDARAVADGVVNAGAVFVGKHTPVPLGDYAAGSNHVLPTSGTARFAAGLSTHTFLRPVNVVEYSEEALRQIAPAVVRLADAEQLPAHGEAIKVRLGE from the coding sequence GTGCTGAAGGTGACGGATTTGAGGGGCAAGGAGACGTCGATAAGCCAGCTGCGCCGCGTGCTTCCGCGAGCCGGCGTCGACGTGACCTCGGTGCTGCCGAAAGTTTCGCCGATCGTGGAGGCGGTGCGCGAACGCGGCGCGGAGGCGGCACTCGAGCATGGCATGCTTTTCGACGGCATCCGGCCCACCTCAATCCGCGTCCCCGGTGAGGTAGTGGCGGCGGCGCTAGAGGCGTTGGACCCGCAGGTGCGCGACGCGCTCGAGCAGGCGGCCGCGCGCATCCGCACCGTCCATGCGGCGCAGAAACCGGAAGAGCGCGTGACCCAGGTGGCCGACGGCGCCACTGTGACCGAGCGCTTCATCCCCGTGCGCCGCGTGGGCCTCTACGTGCCGGGCGGCAAGGCGGTGTACCCATCGAGCGTGCTCATGAACGTCATCCCCGCTCAGGAAGCCGGAGTGGAGTCGATGGTCGTGTGCTCCCCGCCGCAGGCCGAGCAAGGCGGGTGGCCGCACCCGACGATCCTCGCGGCGTGCGCGCTACTTGGCGTGGACGAGGTGTGGGCCGTCGGCGGTGCGCAGGCGGTGGCGTTGATGGCGTTCGGGTCCGAGGGGTTGGAACCGGTGGACATGGTCACAGGCCCCGGTAACGTGTTTGTCGCGGCGGCGAAGCGCCTGGTCAACGGGGTGGTGGGGATCGACGCGGAGGCCGGCCCCAGTGAGATCGCGATCATTGCCGACGACACCGCGGACCCCGTCTACCTCGCCTACGACCTCATCAGCCAGGCCGAGCACGACGAGCAGGCCGCCAGCGTGCTCATCACGGACTCCGAGGAGCTGGCCGCAGCCGTCGACCGCGAGATCGAGGCCCGCTACCGCGTCACGCTGAACTCCGAGCGTGTCGCCGTCGCGCTCACTGGCCCGCAATCGGGCATCGTGCTTGTCGACGACCTCCGGTCCGCCACCCGCATCTCCAACGCCTACGCCCCGGAGCACCTTGAAATCCACACCCGTGACGCGCGTGCCGTGGCGGATGGGGTGGTGAACGCGGGCGCGGTGTTCGTCGGCAAGCACACGCCCGTGCCTCTCGGCGATTACGCCGCTGGATCCAACCACGTGCTCCCCACCTCAGGCACGGCGCGGTTCGCGGCGGGGCTGTCCACGCACACGTTCCTGCGCCCGGTGAACGTGGTGGAGTACTCGGAAGAGGCACTGCGCCAAATCGCCCCCGCCGTGGTGCGGCTGGCTGACGCGGAGCAGCTGCCGGCCCACGGGGAGGCGATCAAGGTGCGGCTGGGGGAGTAG
- a CDS encoding amino acid permease, with amino-acid sequence MATTTAPAPQTAPARTTPRGLNHRHIHFIALGSAVGTGLFYGSAGAIQAAGPSVLLVYLIGGAVMYFILRALGEMSVRHPVRGSFAVYCREYLGGFGGFITGWAFAFEMMIVCLADLTAITIYMKFWFPGTPAWVWITTTLLIIGAANLANVRMFGELEFGLTLIKVGAVVAMIVGGAAILAFNLGPNPEQMGVANLWADGGFFPNGVSGMAASFILVLFAFGGTEIIGVAGAEAEDPDRSIPKAVNTVPARILIFYVLSILIILLINPWRSITGEDSPFVQIFDTLGVTWAAGLLNVVVLSASLSAINADLFSTGRVLAGLSKEGLAPKVMGRTYRDVPVMTVVMLLLALVVGVYLNTKFPDIFETIAALATFATIFVWLMILFAHMASRRQMTREEQQTLKFPVPLWPIGQWFSIFFILFAFGTMVWLPEYHVALAVGVGFLVLMSILYFVTGRPQAVANTEVEYAAK; translated from the coding sequence ATGGCAACGACAACAGCCCCAGCCCCACAAACGGCACCTGCCCGGACCACACCTCGCGGTTTGAACCACCGCCACATCCACTTCATCGCGCTCGGCTCCGCCGTCGGCACCGGCCTGTTCTACGGCTCGGCGGGCGCAATCCAGGCCGCGGGCCCGTCGGTCCTGCTGGTCTACCTGATCGGCGGCGCGGTGATGTACTTCATCCTCCGCGCCCTCGGCGAGATGAGCGTGCGCCACCCCGTCCGCGGCTCGTTTGCCGTCTACTGCCGCGAGTACCTGGGCGGCTTCGGCGGATTCATCACCGGCTGGGCCTTCGCTTTCGAGATGATGATCGTCTGTCTCGCGGACCTCACCGCCATCACCATCTACATGAAGTTCTGGTTCCCCGGCACACCGGCGTGGGTCTGGATCACCACTACCCTGCTCATCATCGGTGCCGCCAACCTGGCGAATGTGCGCATGTTCGGCGAGCTCGAGTTCGGGCTGACCCTGATCAAGGTCGGTGCCGTGGTGGCGATGATCGTCGGCGGCGCCGCCATCCTCGCCTTCAACCTGGGCCCGAACCCGGAGCAGATGGGTGTGGCAAACCTGTGGGCTGACGGCGGCTTCTTCCCTAACGGCGTCAGCGGCATGGCGGCGTCCTTCATCCTCGTGCTTTTCGCCTTCGGCGGCACCGAGATCATCGGTGTGGCGGGTGCGGAGGCCGAGGACCCGGACCGTTCCATCCCGAAGGCCGTGAACACCGTCCCGGCGCGCATCCTCATTTTCTACGTGCTCAGCATCCTGATCATCCTGTTGATCAACCCGTGGCGCTCCATCACCGGCGAGGACTCCCCCTTCGTCCAGATCTTCGACACCCTCGGCGTCACCTGGGCCGCCGGCCTACTCAACGTGGTGGTGCTGTCGGCGTCGCTATCCGCCATCAACGCGGATCTGTTCTCCACCGGCCGCGTCCTTGCCGGCCTGTCCAAGGAAGGCCTTGCGCCGAAGGTGATGGGCCGCACCTACCGCGACGTGCCCGTCATGACCGTGGTCATGCTGCTGCTCGCCCTCGTCGTCGGCGTGTACCTGAACACCAAGTTCCCCGACATCTTCGAGACCATCGCCGCACTTGCCACCTTCGCCACCATCTTCGTCTGGCTGATGATCCTGTTCGCGCACATGGCCTCGCGCAGGCAGATGACGCGCGAGGAGCAGCAAACGTTGAAGTTCCCGGTGCCGCTGTGGCCGATTGGTCAGTGGTTCTCCATCTTCTTCATCCTCTTCGCCTTCGGCACGATGGTGTGGCTCCCGGAGTACCACGTCGCGCTCGCGGTAGGAGTCGGGTTCCTGGTGCTGATGAGCATCCTCTACTTCGTCACCGGCCGCCCGCAGGCAGTCGCGAACACCGAAGTGGAGTACGCCGCGAAGTAG
- a CDS encoding DUF3427 domain-containing protein, with amino-acid sequence MSREDAALPFGVYETPVTKRVAERVVATEGANPFARSAITSVSSDHVARYTDAITRTIGGHLAQKLIRTSDPAERVELINSLAVLIDPDDAIDSEALLHAVYEETLGAAPALSPTPPTGASLLTNASSDLSMAAEIKREIQTADSVDLLCAFIKNSGIAVIRDQLEFLRDHQIPLRVITSTYCGASDIHAINRLVDEFGAQVKIGFESRDTRLHAKAWLFRRNSGFDTAYIGSSNLSNSALIDGVEWNVRASRTSTPDILDKFEAVFETYWNDAHYVNYIPRDDHSRLADALRREKFGDGTGQIELSGLEVRPFPYQEAMLEALRVEREVHDRHRNLLVAATGTGKTVVAALDYAAVTESSASKMPLLFVAHQRELLRQAMRTYREVLRDPNFGELLDGTHTPREGTHVFATIQTLHKRLDDFAPDRFEFVVIDEFHHAEASTYKKVLDYLRPKELLGLTATPERSDGVNVQRFFDYRVAYELRLWDALQLGLVAPMHYYGLNDETDLRSVKWSRTSRAYDIEALSDFYARLGDSRVKLILNELQKRVFDLDGLKALGFCVSIQHAQYMADRFSYFGVPAAAITSRTVPFERDAAIQRLRAGELKVLFTVDLFNEGVDIPDLNTLLLLRPTESPIIFLQQLGRGLRKIPGKVCTVLDFIGEQRAEFDFERRYAALTGKRGKKLEKEIERGFPTLPGGTHIQLDRVTQERVLRNVKRVAGNSIVKIRALVQQESTTDLSAFLSNTGLALEDLYRNKKDGGWTRLLRSQSLLPQSSDPNEDFLLGRVRSMLHINDPMRAEAYLRILSPEGASYDAMPELDQVFTRMLVTSVWANQPGVAAPKSFEEALGILRSAPAFVSELEQVIRYRLDQARIAPQPIAGPGAGVLFTHADYSTAELTAALREAPLPKLLHLPREGVYHAKEAGVDLFFVTLVKNEDDFSETTRYADYPISRDLFQWESQSTTTLSSKDGQRYIHHSETGHSIYLCVRNTRQNSIGVANAFTLLGDVTHVSHKGEKPIRFEWRLTRPMPAHLYEQGRAVV; translated from the coding sequence GTGTCCAGAGAAGACGCTGCACTTCCATTCGGCGTCTACGAAACCCCGGTGACGAAACGGGTCGCCGAACGCGTCGTTGCCACCGAGGGTGCCAATCCCTTTGCACGCAGTGCGATCACCAGCGTTTCCTCCGACCACGTGGCTCGCTACACCGACGCCATCACCAGAACCATTGGTGGACACCTCGCTCAAAAGCTCATCCGGACCTCAGATCCGGCCGAGCGGGTGGAGTTGATTAACTCGCTGGCAGTGCTCATCGACCCGGACGATGCGATCGATTCAGAGGCGCTGCTTCATGCCGTTTACGAGGAGACGCTTGGCGCCGCCCCCGCTCTCTCCCCAACTCCCCCAACGGGTGCATCGCTACTGACCAACGCGAGCAGTGACCTCAGTATGGCGGCCGAGATCAAGCGCGAGATTCAGACGGCGGACAGCGTTGATTTACTATGCGCATTCATCAAAAACTCCGGCATCGCCGTCATCCGCGACCAGCTGGAGTTTCTCCGCGATCACCAGATTCCGTTGCGCGTGATCACCTCGACATACTGCGGGGCGTCGGACATCCACGCCATCAATAGGTTGGTCGATGAGTTTGGTGCCCAGGTCAAGATCGGCTTCGAATCGCGCGACACCCGGCTTCACGCCAAGGCGTGGCTCTTCCGCCGCAACTCGGGGTTTGACACCGCCTACATCGGTAGCTCAAACCTCTCGAACTCTGCACTTATCGACGGCGTCGAGTGGAACGTACGAGCCTCCCGCACCTCTACACCAGACATCCTGGACAAGTTTGAGGCCGTTTTTGAGACGTATTGGAACGACGCCCACTACGTCAACTACATTCCACGCGACGACCACTCGCGACTGGCGGACGCGCTGCGCCGAGAGAAATTCGGAGACGGCACTGGTCAGATCGAATTATCTGGACTGGAAGTCCGCCCCTTCCCCTACCAGGAGGCGATGCTCGAAGCACTTCGCGTGGAGCGCGAGGTTCACGACCGCCACCGAAACCTCCTCGTCGCCGCGACCGGCACAGGAAAAACCGTGGTGGCCGCGCTGGACTATGCGGCGGTGACGGAGTCGTCGGCAAGCAAAATGCCCCTGCTCTTCGTTGCACATCAGCGGGAGCTGCTCCGACAGGCGATGCGGACGTACCGCGAGGTGCTGCGGGACCCGAACTTCGGGGAACTGCTCGACGGTACGCATACGCCCCGCGAGGGAACACACGTTTTTGCCACGATTCAGACGCTGCACAAGCGTCTCGACGACTTCGCGCCCGACCGCTTTGAGTTCGTCGTCATCGATGAGTTTCACCACGCTGAGGCATCGACGTATAAGAAGGTGCTGGATTACCTCCGACCCAAGGAACTGCTTGGGCTCACAGCTACGCCGGAGCGCAGCGACGGGGTCAACGTGCAGCGCTTCTTCGACTACCGCGTGGCGTACGAACTGCGACTATGGGATGCACTGCAGCTAGGTCTCGTCGCCCCGATGCATTACTACGGGCTCAATGACGAGACGGACCTGCGCAGCGTGAAATGGTCGCGGACGAGTCGGGCCTACGACATCGAGGCACTCAGTGACTTCTACGCCCGACTCGGCGATTCGCGGGTGAAGCTGATTCTCAACGAGCTGCAAAAGCGCGTGTTCGACCTTGATGGCCTTAAGGCGTTGGGCTTTTGCGTGAGTATCCAACACGCGCAGTACATGGCAGACCGGTTTTCCTACTTTGGCGTACCCGCCGCAGCGATCACTTCGCGGACCGTTCCTTTCGAACGCGATGCTGCGATTCAACGTTTGCGGGCTGGCGAGCTCAAGGTGCTGTTCACTGTCGACCTGTTCAACGAGGGCGTGGACATCCCTGACCTGAACACGCTCCTGCTGCTGCGCCCGACGGAAAGCCCGATCATCTTCCTGCAGCAATTGGGCCGGGGCCTGCGCAAGATCCCGGGCAAGGTGTGTACCGTGCTGGACTTCATCGGTGAGCAGCGTGCCGAGTTCGACTTTGAGCGCCGCTACGCCGCCTTAACGGGCAAGCGCGGCAAAAAGCTAGAGAAGGAAATTGAGCGAGGCTTTCCGACGCTGCCCGGCGGTACCCACATTCAACTCGACCGAGTTACCCAGGAAAGGGTGCTGAGGAATGTGAAGCGGGTCGCAGGCAATTCGATTGTGAAGATCCGCGCACTTGTGCAGCAAGAATCCACCACCGACCTTTCTGCGTTCCTGTCGAATACCGGGCTGGCGCTCGAAGATCTCTACCGGAACAAGAAGGATGGTGGATGGACCCGTCTACTCCGGAGCCAAAGTCTGTTGCCGCAGTCTTCGGATCCCAATGAGGACTTCCTTCTGGGCCGGGTGCGATCCATGCTCCACATCAACGATCCGATGCGCGCGGAGGCTTACCTGCGAATTTTGTCCCCAGAGGGCGCTTCATACGATGCGATGCCCGAGTTAGACCAGGTGTTTACCCGGATGCTGGTGACTTCCGTTTGGGCGAACCAGCCCGGAGTCGCCGCACCGAAATCGTTCGAAGAGGCGCTGGGCATCCTTCGCAGTGCCCCAGCCTTTGTGTCCGAGCTTGAGCAGGTGATCAGATACCGGCTGGACCAGGCACGAATTGCCCCACAGCCGATCGCTGGACCGGGCGCTGGCGTGCTGTTCACGCACGCCGATTACTCCACGGCAGAGCTCACCGCGGCGCTACGAGAGGCACCTCTGCCGAAGCTGCTTCACCTTCCACGAGAAGGGGTGTACCACGCCAAAGAAGCCGGCGTCGATCTGTTCTTTGTGACGCTGGTGAAAAACGAGGACGACTTCTCGGAGACCACGAGGTACGCCGACTACCCGATCTCTCGCGACCTGTTCCAGTGGGAGTCGCAATCCACTACGACGTTGTCATCTAAGGACGGACAGCGCTACATCCACCACAGCGAAACGGGCCATTCCATTTACCTGTGCGTGCGCAACACCCGGCAGAACTCGATCGGGGTAGCAAATGCCTTTACGCTGCTTGGAGACGTCACCCACGTCAGCCACAAGGGCGAAAAGCCCATCCGCTTCGAGTGGCGTCTCACCCGCCCCATGCCCGCGCATCTGTATGAGCAGGGCCGCGCGGTGGTGTAG
- a CDS encoding IS3 family transposase, producing MINQLVSVGYSKTKAMGIIGASRSRVFYETNPRPRTDNPIPHHQRRINRLSDATVTDIVELLDDNPHCGVDQVFYAALNNGTYLASLRSFYRVAKAHGKLLHQRHNTKARQAKRRRDATPPHVHATAPGQVLCWDITFLPGQYYGQTFALHMVIDLYSRAIVGFVVAERENSQLAAAMFADIFTRFPNVHTVHSDNGAAMTSKRLGKLFAEHGVARSLNRPHTSNDNPHTESVFHTLKTRTYYPKTFTTLGEANTWVSAWVPVYNATPHSGINYYPPQAVLDGTWSELQRKREEGMRNALSKGTITQLPDTKAGTGLPAEVSIIRTTTQTAPTPQPITI from the coding sequence CTGATCAACCAGCTCGTTTCCGTCGGCTACTCCAAAACGAAGGCGATGGGCATCATCGGTGCCTCGCGCAGCCGGGTCTTCTACGAAACCAATCCGCGCCCACGCACCGACAACCCGATCCCGCATCACCAACGCCGGATCAACCGGCTGTCTGATGCCACAGTCACAGACATAGTGGAGCTGCTGGACGACAATCCGCATTGCGGGGTGGACCAGGTGTTTTACGCCGCGTTGAACAACGGGACCTACCTGGCGAGCCTGCGCAGCTTCTACCGGGTGGCTAAAGCCCACGGCAAACTGCTGCACCAACGCCACAACACCAAAGCCAGACAAGCCAAACGCCGCCGCGACGCCACACCGCCGCATGTGCACGCCACCGCCCCCGGGCAGGTACTGTGCTGGGATATCACGTTTTTGCCTGGCCAATACTACGGACAGACCTTCGCGTTGCACATGGTGATCGATCTGTACTCGCGCGCCATCGTCGGGTTCGTCGTCGCAGAACGAGAAAACAGCCAGCTTGCAGCAGCGATGTTCGCCGACATCTTCACCCGTTTTCCAAATGTGCACACTGTCCACTCCGACAACGGCGCTGCCATGACCAGCAAACGACTCGGCAAACTGTTTGCCGAACATGGTGTGGCCCGCTCATTGAACCGGCCGCACACCAGCAACGACAACCCGCACACCGAGTCGGTGTTCCACACCCTAAAGACTAGGACCTACTACCCGAAAACCTTCACCACGCTGGGCGAAGCAAACACCTGGGTCAGCGCTTGGGTGCCGGTCTACAACGCCACCCCACACAGCGGGATCAACTACTACCCACCACAAGCAGTCCTCGACGGCACCTGGAGCGAACTGCAACGCAAACGAGAAGAAGGGATGCGAAACGCGCTAAGCAAAGGCACCATCACACAACTACCGGACACCAAAGCTGGCACAGGCCTCCCGGCAGAAGTCAGCATCATCCGCACCACCACCCAAACCGCCCCAACCCCACAACCCATCACGATCTAA
- a CDS encoding L-lactate dehydrogenase produces MTVTQGNKVVLIGAGYVGLAYAYALLNQGLSDELAIIDLDEEKVWAQTEDLSHAIPFSGYHMEVCPGTYEDCRDAAMVVNCAGVAQREGESRMDLVARNVKIFESINREVMANGFNGIYVVATNPVDVLSYVTWKQTGLPSNQVIGSGTVLDTARWRHNLGKYFDISPSAVHTYIIGEHGDSELPVLSSGSVGGVPLRALLETEAETNPKIYDDIDEMFVRTRDAAYEIIKRKGNTSFGVGNALARITRAILRNEDVVLPVSALLEGEYAHRDLYIGTPTVLNRDGVRNVVELRLDEDEYAKFDASAETLHKVIGQLELG; encoded by the coding sequence ATGACTGTCACGCAGGGCAACAAAGTAGTGCTCATCGGTGCCGGCTACGTCGGTTTGGCGTACGCGTACGCACTTCTTAACCAGGGCTTGTCGGACGAGCTGGCCATCATCGACCTCGACGAAGAGAAGGTGTGGGCCCAGACGGAGGACTTAAGCCACGCCATCCCGTTCTCCGGCTACCACATGGAGGTCTGCCCCGGCACCTACGAGGACTGCCGCGACGCCGCAATGGTGGTCAACTGCGCGGGCGTGGCCCAGCGCGAGGGCGAGAGCCGCATGGACCTGGTTGCCCGCAACGTGAAGATCTTCGAGAGCATCAACCGCGAGGTCATGGCCAACGGCTTCAACGGCATCTACGTGGTGGCCACTAACCCGGTGGACGTGCTCTCCTACGTCACCTGGAAGCAGACCGGCCTGCCGTCCAACCAGGTCATCGGCTCGGGCACCGTGCTTGACACCGCGCGCTGGCGCCACAACCTGGGCAAGTACTTCGACATTTCCCCGTCCGCGGTGCACACCTACATCATTGGCGAGCACGGCGACAGCGAACTGCCGGTGCTCTCCTCTGGCTCCGTCGGCGGCGTGCCACTGCGAGCGCTGCTGGAAACCGAGGCTGAGACGAACCCCAAGATTTACGACGACATCGATGAGATGTTCGTGCGCACCCGCGACGCCGCCTACGAGATCATCAAACGCAAGGGCAACACGTCGTTCGGCGTGGGTAACGCGCTCGCCCGCATCACCCGCGCGATCCTGCGCAACGAGGACGTGGTCCTGCCCGTCTCCGCGCTTTTGGAGGGCGAGTACGCCCACCGCGACCTCTACATCGGCACGCCCACGGTGCTCAACCGCGACGGCGTGCGCAACGTGGTGGAGCTGCGCCTGGACGAGGACGAATACGCCAAGTTCGACGCGTCGGCGGAGACGCTGCACAAGGTGATCGGGCAGTTGGAGCTGGGGTAG
- a CDS encoding (deoxy)nucleoside triphosphate pyrophosphohydrolase — translation MLKQIDVVGAVFLRDGNVFAARRGPGKAMAGMWEFPGGKIEPGETPQEALERELREELRIEAQVGDHLVTTRHQYDFGVVILATYICEIEVREPELTEHSEARWVPVARLTELDWAPADVPAVELLQERFG, via the coding sequence ATGCTCAAGCAGATCGATGTGGTGGGAGCCGTGTTTCTCCGTGACGGCAACGTCTTCGCCGCCCGGCGCGGCCCCGGCAAAGCGATGGCTGGGATGTGGGAGTTTCCCGGCGGAAAAATCGAGCCGGGCGAGACCCCGCAGGAGGCACTTGAGCGAGAGCTGCGCGAGGAGCTGCGTATCGAAGCCCAGGTGGGCGACCATCTTGTCACCACCCGCCACCAATACGACTTCGGTGTGGTGATTTTGGCGACGTACATCTGCGAAATCGAGGTCAGGGAGCCTGAACTCACCGAGCACAGCGAGGCACGATGGGTTCCAGTGGCGCGGCTGACTGAGTTGGATTGGGCGCCGGCCGATGTGCCTGCGGTCGAACTGCTGCAAGAAAGGTTCGGGTAG